Genomic segment of Ignavibacteriales bacterium:
TCAAGAAGAAAAATCAATTCTTAAAATTTTCCGAACGGGATGGATACAATCATATTTACCGTTATAATATGAATGGCAAAATGGTCAATCAGGTGACGAAAGGGAAATGGGATGTTAGCTCTCTTGATGGAATTGATGAAGTCAATGAATTGATCTATTTCACCGCTGGAGTAAAAACACCGATTGAAAAGCAATTCTATGTCGTCACAATGGATGGAAGTTCGATGCATCAATTAACACAGGACGGGTTTTCACATTCCATCGATATTGCACCAGACGCTCAACACTTCATTGATAAATATTCTAATACAACGACACCCACGAAAACAGCACTTTACGACATCACAGGAAAATCAAAATGGATGATTGAAAAAAATTTGATTCCTTCTCTCAATGAGTACGATTTGAATACAACAGAATTCTTTACTTTTAAAACAAGCGATGGTGCCGAACTCAACGGTTCAATGATTAAACCGTCTCCTTTTGAATCACAGAAAAAATACCCGGTTTTGTTTGAAGTGTATGGCGGACCCGGCTCTCAGAGTGTAACGAACACTTGGGGAGGATCGACTGCATTGTGGCAGCACATGCTGGCGCAGAGGGGATATATTATTGTCAGTGTCGATGGTCGCGGAACAGGCGGACGAGGAAAAGCATTTAAGGAAATTGTATATCATCAACTCGGTAAATGGGAAGTGAACGATCAAATTGAAGCAGCAAAATATTTGGCTGGTCTGAAATTTGTGGATGCTTCACGAATAGGAATCTGGGGATGGAGTTACGGCGGATATGTCGCAGCATCAATCATACTCAGAGGAGCAGAATTTTTTAGCACTGCTATTGCAGTTGCACCGGTAACTGATTGGCGATTCTATGATGATATCTACACGGAACGTTACATGGGGTTACCCAAAGATAATCCTGATGGATATAAAGAAAGTTCAACTCTCGAGTATATTGATAAACTGAAAGGGAATCTGTTCCTTATTCATGGTACAACTGATGACAATGTTCACTGGCAAAATACTGTCCAGCTTGTCGATGCATTGGAGAAAGCAGGAAAGCAATTCCGTACCGCGTTCTATCCGAATCGGAATCACAGTTTAAAAGGGGGCAACACGCGCCTGCATCTGTTTGAAATGATTACAAATTATATTGTGGAGAAATTGTAAAAGAGATTAAGGGAGGTGAAGAAACTTGTGCATCTCCTTAATTTCCTTCGAAGTTAACGTGCGATGTTCCCCGGGATGTAATCCGTTGAGGGGGAGGAAAATAATAGCTGTCCTTACAAGTCGTAATGTGGGATGGCCGACTGCGGCAGTCATTTTTTTCACCTGTCGATTGCGTCCTTCACGCAAGACGAGTTCTATCCACGATGTCGGAACGTTTTTTCTGAAACGGATTGGCACAGCTCGCGGGGGCATATGTGGCTCGTGAGTTAACATTTTTGCTTTTGCCGGCTTCGTGCGCTTTCCTTCAATCATAATTCCTTTTTGTAATCGTTCGATATCATTTTCGTCCGGAAAACCTTCCACCTGAACAAGATACGTTCGGTCGTGTTCGAACTTTGGATCAGTGATGCGATGTTTGATATCATTATCATTCGTTAAGAGAAGAAGGCCTTCGCTGTCTGCATCTAATCTACCGGCGGCATACGTATTTTTTGGAAATGGACCAAAGTCGGCTAATGATAAATATCCGGCCTCCCGGGTGAATTGAGACAGAACGCCGTAGGGTTTGTAAAAGAGGACGTAAGACTTCGTATGTGATTCCACGGATGTCTCAGATGAGATACATACAAGAAATATTAATGTATTTTATTCTTGATGGAAATAAAAATCCCCCGACATCTGCCGAGGGATTATAAATATTTTTAATTGATTCGCTTACTTGGTACCGATTATTTCCTCATCGTGTTTTTCTTGCTGATCGCCTTCAATTTCTTTGGCGGTATACACAAACACAAGCTCTTCTTTTTCTTTATCAAAATTTGCGTGTATAGTACTTCCCTGCGCGTACGTTCCTTTCAGAATTTCTTCAGCGCACGGATCTTCGATGTATTTCATGATTGCTCGGCGGAGCGGCCGCGCACCAAATGCTGGATCGTATCCTTTTTCCACGAGAAAATCTTTTGCTTCTTGGCTCAGCTCAATTGTGATTCCCAGGGATGTCATGCGGCCAAAGAGCTCTTTCGTGGCAATCTCGATAATCTTATAAATATGAGAACGTTCGAGCTGATGAAAAATAATCGTATCGTCTACGCGATTGAGAAACTCAGGATTAAAGACTCGCTTGAGCGCATCTTCGATACTAGATTTCATCGTCTTGTATTTGTCCTGGTGTGAATCTGTCCCAAATCCTAATCCGCCTGTAACCTTGATATCGCGTGAACCTAGATTTGACGTCATAATTAAAATCGTATTTTTAAAATCAATACGGCGACCGATACTGTCGGTTAGTACTCCATCATCCAATACCTGAAGTAAAATGTTGAAAACGTCCGGATGCGCTTTTTCAATTTCATCTAACAAAACGACCGAATATGGTTTTCGACGTACTTTTTCAGTCAACTGTCCGCCTTCTTCATATCCGACATAGCCCGGAGGTGCACCAACAAGGCGCGAGACCGCGAATTTTTCCATATACTCGCTCATATCGATGCGAATCAGCGCTTCATCAGAATCGAATAAATAACGGGCAAGCGCTTTTGCCATCTCGGTCTTACCGACGCCTGTAGGACCGAGGAAGATGAAGGAACCGATTGGACGCTTCGGATCTTTCAAACCGGCTCGAGTGCGTCGAATTGCTTTCGTCAGCTTGGAAATGGCTTCTTCTTGTCCGACGACCATCTCGGCAAGTGCTGATTCCATTTTGAGTAATTTCTCGGATTCGCTCTGCGCAACTTTTTGTACTGGAATATTTGTCATCATCGAGACAACCGCGGCGCAATCTTCATCATCGACATCGTAAATCGTACCCTGTGCTTTCAAATCCCATTCACGTTTTGCAATTTCCAAATCGCTGAGAAGTTTCTTCTCGAGATCGCGCAGGCGTGCTGCTTCCTCGAAATTTTGATTTTTTACAACTTGGTTTTTTGATTGCCGAATTTTTTCAATCTCTTCTTCAAGCTGGAGAATTTCTTTCGGCACTTTTATATTGGCGAGGTGCACACGGGCACCGGCTTCATCCATCACATCGATGGCTTTATCCGGCAGGTACCGATCGGTGATGTACCTATCACTCAACCGCACTGCTGCTTGGAGAGCCGGTTCAGAATAAAGAACTCCGTGGTGCTCTTCGTACTTATGTTTTATATTCTGGAGGATCTGTATAGTCTCATCAACCGTGGTTGGATTCACCATAATTTTTTGGAACCGACGGTCAAGTGCTCCATCTTTTTCTATATATTGCCGGTATTCATCAAGGGTGGTAGCTCCGATGCATTGGAGATCGCCGCGCGCCAGTGCTGGTTTGAACATATTAGATGCATCTAACGAGCCGCTTGCACCGCCTGCACCGACAATCGTATGCAATTCGTCGATGAAAAGGATGACATCTTTCGATTTCTCCAGTTCATTCATCACTGCTTTCATTCGTTCTTCAAATTGGCCGCGATATTTCGTGCCAGCTACTAATGCAGCAAGGTCGAGTGTGACGACGCGTTTATCATGTAAAACGCGAGAGACTTTCTTTTGAACTATCCGAAGTGCCAAACCCTCTGCAATGGCGGACTTTCCAACTCCCGGTTCACCTATGAGTACCGGATTGTTTTTCTTCCGGCGGCTCAAAACCTGAGCGACGCGTTCGATTTCCTTTTCGCGTCCGACAATAGGGTCAAGTTTATCTTCAATTGCTAATTTTGTGAGATCACGGCCGAAGTTATCCAATACAGGAGTTTTCGATCGATCTTGCTTTTTTTCCGTTGAAACATGTTGTTGTCCGGGAGGAGTGGATGGCTTACCGGAAATAATATTATCCAATTCATTTCGTACTACATCATAATGCACATTAAATTGATGCATAATCTGTGCGGCTATATTGTCGTCATCGCGGAGAAGCGAGAGTAATAAATGTTCCGTGCCGATCACATCAGATTTGTAGAGTTTCGCTTCCAAATAGGTGATCTTAAGGACTTTTTCTGCTTGTTTTGTTAAAGGTATATTGCCAATGGTAAGCGTTCCACCTACGGCGCGAACGGTATCTTCAATTGTTTTCTTCAACTTGTATAAATCTACACCGAGATTGCGAAGAATCTTTACCGCTATCCCTTCACCTTCACGAATGACGCCCAAAAGCAAATGCTCTGTTCCGATATAATCGTGCCCAAGCCTGAGAGCTTCATCACGGCTTAGTCGTATGACATCTTGTACTCTATTTGAAAAATTTCCTTCCATATAATTTCCCTTAATAACGGAACCATCTATCTTATTAAAACGTCTGAATTCCTATGTCATGAACGGTTTTATAAGAAATAAAGTTTCCTAATCAATATAACCATTTTTACGGGGGCAGTCAAGAAATCGAATACCAACCCCTGCGCACGCGGCGTGTCACTCTTATTAGATGCTTTCTTTTGACTATCGTTCCAAAAAAGGTTAAATTTACAAATGCATACGATTCATTATTAGAAATTTGGAGAAATTGTGCCGTTAGTAAAGGCGACGGGAATCGATAAGAAGCATCAAGAACAGCTTATTGCAAGTGGTCCGTTGCCAATGCACATCGCCATTATTATGGATGGAAACGGGCGATGGGCGAAACGCCGAGGGTTGCCACGAATTGCCGGGCATAACGAAGGTGTCAATTCTGTTCGGGATATTATTGAGGCGTGTGCACAACTTGGAGTAAAATATCTTACTCTTTATACCTTCTCTACTGAGAACTGGAAGCGGCCTCAAGATGAAGTGTCCATGCTGATGCGCTTATTGGTGAGGGCATTGCGGGATGAACGAGATCGGATGCATCAGAATGAAGTACGCCTGAAAGTCATTGGGGACTTCCAAGCGCTTCCGCGTGATGTCGCCAAGGAATTATATGATGCGATGGAGATGATGAAGGAAAATTCCGGTTTAACGTTGGTGCTTGCACTCAGTTACAGCGGTAGGTGGGATATAACAAATGCTATCAAAAAAATGTATGTTGATATTCAAGCTGGAGTGTTAAAGGAAGAGAAGATTACAGAAGACATAATCGGGAACTATCTTGCAACAAAAAACATTCCGGATCCCGATTTGCTCATCCGGACAAGCGGCGAGTTGAGGCTCAGTAATTTTCTTCTTTGGCAATCAGCATATTCCGAGATCGTTATATCAAATGAATTTTGGCCTGCCTTTCGACGGAAGCATCTGTATGAAGCAATTGCAGACTTCCAAACGCGTGAGCGTCGGTTTGGTATGGTGAGTGAGCAAATACAGCAATCCTCAAAAAGTCGTTCTGCCCGGATGATAGAAAGGTTTAAGAAAAGTGTCACGAACTCATAAACTCATTTTCCTCTTCCTCATCGTAATGTTCCAAGCTGGAATTTTACTCGGACAGAAGCAACAGCCGCAACCAGAAGTTTATAAAATTCTCGGTATCAGCGTAGAGGGACAACGATCAGGAGAACCCTCCGCCATTATCGCCAATACTGGATTGAAAATCGGCGGTGAAATCACTATTCCAAGTGAGCAGACAAAATTGGCCATTCAACGATTGCACAACCTTCGAATATTTGATGATGTCCAGATTTTCATAGAGAATCAAGTGCAGGATGGGGTCTATCTCTTAATCAAAGTGAAAGAAAATCCAAGATTGGAACGCATTGAAGTCTCCGGTAATGACGAATTGGATGAAGATGAGATTCTTAAAAAAATTAGCCTTGTGAAAGGGCAAATTGTTACACCACAGGATCTCTCTTCAGTTGTACGTATATTAAAAAATCAATACGATACAGATGGATACCTGAATGCACGTATTACCCCGACGCTCATAACAGTGAACGACACGACCGGGCGCGTGGCGTTGAAAATTGTTATTCATGAGGGGCCAAAAGTGAAGGTGGATTATATCCATTTTCATGGTAATAAACGATATGATGACAGCGACCTTAAAGGTGAGATGAAGGAAACAAGCGAAAGAACGTGGTGGAAGTTTTGGGCGACAAATAAATTTGATAAGAAAAAATATCAAGAAGATAAGGATCTCGTCCTTGCGTTTTATCGAAAGAATGGATTTCGCGATGCCGAAATTCTTTCTGATTCACTGAGTTACGATCGTACAAATAAATACATGACGATTAACATCTATTTGTCAGAGGGGCAGCAGTTTTTCGTTAGAAAAATCTTTTGGGAAGGCAATACTGTTTATCCATCTGATGTGCTCAGTGCACGGCTCGGACTCAAACAAGGTGATGTATTTAATCAGGAAAAGTTTGATCAAAATTTGCACCGCAACGAAGAAGAATCGGATGTCACATCGCTCTATGCCGACAACGGTTATCTCTATTTTCAAGTGGAACCTGAAATAAAAGTAGTTGGCACGGACAGTCTTGATATCACACTGCAAATCCATGAACGTAATCAATTCCGCGTTGGACGTGTTTTTATTTCGGGGAACACAAAAACGTATGAAAAAGTGATACGCCGCGAATTATTAACGAAGCCGGGTGATTTCTTCAGCAGGCAGTTGATTATCAGAAGTCTGCGACAGCTGCAGCAATTAAATTATTTCAATCCAGAAAAATTAAAACCAGATGTCCGTCCGGTCGATGACAAAACAGTTGAGTTGGAGTATTCTGTTGAAGAAAAATCCAGCGATACCTTCAATATGTCGGTTGGATACAGCGGTGCGTTCGGTTTTAGCGGCGGTCTCGGCCTTACTTTTAATAATTTTTCTTTAAGTGAACCATTGCGCGGCGGCGCAGGTCAAGCAATGACATTCGATTATCAATTTGGCGTAAGCAATTATTATCGAACATTCTCGATAGGCTTTACAGAGCCATGGATGTTCGATACACCAACATTGTTTGGATTCAGTATCTTCGATACCTATCAATCGTATTATGCAGACCTGCATTATCGCGGCGCGTCCATCCGTATCGGACGGCGTTTCAAGTGGCCCGATATGTATTTCCGCGGTGACTGGACATTGCGCGTTCAGGAGAACACGTATCATTCCCTTGGCACTGCAACTGCCTATGATTATTATTATGAAGGAACAACGACACAGATTGGTATTTCACAAGTTATTTCCCGTAATAGCACTGACAGTCCTATTTTTCCTTCTCGCGGTTCCAGCTTTTCATTATTGACCGATATAAACGGCGGTCCAAGTTTCGGCGGTGGAGTTCAAGCAGCACGGTATCACAAGCATGTCTTTAGTGCCGATTGGTATGTGCCTTTAACAAGTTCCGGCCGAGTGACATTGATGAGCTCTAATTTAGTTGGACTCATTTTTGGCCTTGATAAAAACTCCTACATTCCATATCAAGATTTGTTTTATATGGGTGGAACGGGACTTGGACAGATTGCTGTAACCCCGTTACGTGGATATGATGATCGCACTGTCGGTCCAGATAATGGCAATATCGGCGGTAAAGCAATGGTAAAGTACACAACAGAATTACGTTTTGCACTGGCATTAAATCCAATTCCGATCTACACACTCTTCTTTGCCGAGGCAGGAAATGTGTGGCTCGATCATACCGTTATGGACATGCATGATCTTCGCCGTTCAGCTGGATTTGGTGTTCGTTTATTGGTGAATCCCATCGGTATGATTGGATTCGATTATGGGTATGGATATGATGGAGCAACACCGAATGCTGCTGCTCCCGGATGGAAGTTTCATTTCCAATTCGGAAAATCTATGTAGAATTATTAGCGTAGTTGAACATTTAATCACTTAAATAAACGAGGGTACCTTGAAAAAAATCATTTGTATTGCCGCACTGGTTGTTTTGGTTGCATCCATTGGCACAGCACAAACAGTGAAGATTGCTTATGTCAATTCTGAAACTATTCTTCGTGAACTTCCTGAAGCCCAACAAGTGAAGAAGGAGCTTGAAGCCACTATCAAAGGATGGCAGGACGAGCTGGAACGCATGGGTAAAGAGCTTCAGGATGGTTTAGAAGATTACCAGAAAAAACAAGCTTTGCTTGATCCGAAAATAAAAGCTGACAAGGAAAAAAGTTTACAGGATCTCCAACAGAAGGCACGTGAATATCAATACCAGAAGTTTGATCAACGTGAAGGTGAAGCAGTAAAACTGCGCGAAAAGAAGTTTGCACCTATTCAAGAGAGGGTCATGAAAACCATCGAAAAAGTAGCAAAGGAAGATGGATTCAATTATGTATTTGACAAGCTGGAAGCAGCGACTAATCTCCTGTACGCAGATTCAAAGTTCGACCTGACGTATAAAGTGATCGATCAATTGAAGAGAGGTTTCGCATCTCCAGTACCGACGAAGTCAAAATAAGTTAAATAAGTTGTGGTATCTCCCAATGAATGATTGATGGAGAAAAATGATATGAAGAAAATTTCGGCTTTGGTAGGATTCCTCTTGCTCTTGTGCATGGTACAGGCAAGCGCACAGATGAAGATTGCTTACTTTAATTCAGAAGCAGTTATGAAACAGCTTCCGGATGCGCAGGACGCTCAAAAGCAGCTCGATCAATTCGTTGCCGATTGGCAGCAAGAATTGAACAAAATGCAGGATGAGTGGAAGAAAAAGTTTGATGATTATGATAAACGGAAACTCATTATGACTGAACAACGGCGTGCAGATGCTGAACGTGAATTGCGGGATATGGACCAAAAAATAGTCGATTTCCGCACACAAAAATTCGGACAGAGCGGCGAGTTGTTCAACAAACAGAATGAACTAATGAAGCCTGTGCAGGATCGTGTGTTTAAAGCAGTACAGGATATAGCGCGCGAAGACGGGTACGATTACGTGTTTGATAAAAGCGGCGATATCTTGTTAATGTATGCAAATGAAAAGTACGACCTGACACAAAAAGTCTTTGCCAAACTCAAGGTAACGACAACAGCTCCATCAACCACAAAATAACACAACCGACTTATGACCATTCGTGAGATAGCGGAGTGGCTTGGCGGGGAAATCGTGGGCGGCAATGTTGAGGGAAAACCGGAGATTGAATGTGTTACAAAAATTGAAGAGGCAACACCCGGCAGTCTCACGTTCTTGGCTAACCCGAAATACGAAAAATATCTCGGCACAACCAATGCCACGGCAGTACTGGTATCCCGAAAGCTCGACCTAAAGAAAATTGAAAGTCGAGCTTCACTTATATTTATTCGTGTCGACGATCCATATGTCGCGTTTCTCCATGTATTGAAACGCTTAACACCAACAATGGATCCATTCGCCTCCGGTATCCATTCGACAGCTGTTATCTCATCTACTGCAACACTAGGGAAAAATGTATCGGTAGGTGCGTATGCTGTGATTGGTGAACATGCAGTTATTGGCAGCAACTCAAAGATTGGCGAGGGTTGCATCATTGGAATACATGCGCAGATTGGAGCAGATTGTATGCTCTATCCCAATGTCGTTGTCTATCATCAATGCGTACTTGGGAATAGAGTCGTTCTTCATTCTGGTGCAGTAATCGGGTCGGATGGATTTGGGTTTGCACCGAAACCGGATGGAACGTACGAAAAGATTCCCCAGCTTGGCATTGTTGTCATTGAGGACGATGTAGAGATCGGCGCGAACACAACCATAGATCGTGCGGTGATGGGTGATACACACATCCACCGCGGCGTGAAGATAGACAACCTTGTTCAAATTGCGCACAATGTTGTTGTTGGGGAGAATACGGTCATAGCCGCGCAGACGGGAATCAGCGGTAGTACGAAGATAGGTAAAAATTGTATGCTTGCCGGTCAGGTAGCCCTTGTCGGTCATATCGAAATCGCTGACCGAACAATTATCATGGGGAAGTCTGGAGTCGCTAACAATATTCTAGAACCAGGCAAATCGTTTTTCGGATATCCTGCTGATGAAGCAAGGAAAGCACAACGTGCATACATTGCAATGAAGATGCTGCCGGATATGCTGCACGAGTTCACGGCACTGAAGAAAAAAGTTGCCGATCTCGAACAAAAACTTTTAGGAAAATAAGTAAAGGAGAAGTTGAAAGCATGCTCGTTCAGCAAATGACTATCAAGAAACCCGTCTCTCTGTCCGGTGTAGGACTTCACACCGGCGTGACAACGACGATGACCTTTAAACCAGCTCCTGAAAATTATGGCATCCGATTTCGCCGTGTTGACCTCCCGGATTCACCGGAAATTCCAGCTGATGTTGATCACGTAGTTGATCTCCAGCGCGGTACAACTCTCGGAATTGGTGATACGCGTGTGCATACCGTCGAGCATGTGCTTGCCGCTGTAGCCGGATTGCAGGTTGATAATATCGTTATTGAGCTCAACAACATCGAACCTCCTATTGGTGACGGCAGTTCAAAACCATTTGTCGATATGCTGCTTGAAGCAGGGTTAGAAGATCAGGAAGCACCGAAAGATTATCTCATCATAGATCAAGTTATCCATTATCAGGATCCAGCCCGCGGCGTCGAAATTGTTGCGTTGCCGACAGATGATTTCCGTGTCACGGTCATGGTTGACTACAACAATCCAGCATTGGGAAGCCAGCACACAGGTTTATTCAATCTTGAAAAAGAATTTGTCACCGAATTTTCTTCGGCACGAACGTTCTGTTTCCTTCATGAAGTTGAAATGCTGTTTGATCAAGGACTCATTAAAGGAGGAAATCTCGATAACGCTATCGTCATTGTTGATCGCGATCTGTCGGATGATGAACTACGGAAACTTGTGCATAAACTTGGCCTTGATCACTCGGTGATTCTCGGTTCCTCCGGTGTATTGAACGATAAAAAACTTCATTACCGCAATGAACCAGCACGACACAAACTACTTGATATGATTGGTGATCTTGCGCTTATTGGCGCGCCCGTTAAAGCACAGATACTCGCGGCGCGTCCCGGCCACGCTGCTAATATTGAATTTGCGCGCAAAGTTCGAAAGCTGTACCAGCAAAATAAACTCGTTCGTAAGTATCAGCATGAGAAAAAGGAAGGCGTTATTTTTGATGTCAATGCCATTCAACGAATATTGCCGCATCGGTATCCGTTCCTTCTCGTTGATAAAATTATTGATTTTCAGATGGATGAACATGCCGTCGGTGTGAAAAATGTAACGATGGACGAGAATTTTTTCCAGGGTCACTTTCCCGGCAAACCAATTATGCCCGGTGTATTGATTGTGGAAGCTCTTGCACAGGCAGGTGGTGTTCTCATGCTCAATGGAACTGAAAATCCTGGGAATAAATTGGTTTTTTTCATGGCGATTAATAATGTAAAATTCCGTAAGCCGGTTGTTCCGGGCGATCAGCTCATTCTTGATGTTCGGATGGTGAGCCGCCGTTCTAAAGTAATTCAGATTCGTGGTGAAGCTCTCGTCGATGGAAATGTGGTAGCAGAAGGTGATTTTACCGCCGCGCTTGTTGACCGTGACGAAGCGAAAACGAAATAATCTCAAAATAAATGAGAAAAGAGATTTATGAGTGTTCATATTCATTCTTTGGCATTAGTTGGAAAAAAAGCACAGCTTGGTGAGAATGTTACAATCGGTCCTTCGGCAATTCTTGGCGACGATGTCGTTGTTGGTGACGAATCGACGATTGCACCTTATGCAATCATTCAGGATGGAGCGCGTCTTGGCAAGGGATGCAAAATCGCTTCTTTCGCAGTCATTGGTGGACCGCCGCAAGATTTAAAATATAGAGGCGAGCCGACAC
This window contains:
- the bamA gene encoding outer membrane protein assembly factor BamA, giving the protein MSRTHKLIFLFLIVMFQAGILLGQKQQPQPEVYKILGISVEGQRSGEPSAIIANTGLKIGGEITIPSEQTKLAIQRLHNLRIFDDVQIFIENQVQDGVYLLIKVKENPRLERIEVSGNDELDEDEILKKISLVKGQIVTPQDLSSVVRILKNQYDTDGYLNARITPTLITVNDTTGRVALKIVIHEGPKVKVDYIHFHGNKRYDDSDLKGEMKETSERTWWKFWATNKFDKKKYQEDKDLVLAFYRKNGFRDAEILSDSLSYDRTNKYMTINIYLSEGQQFFVRKIFWEGNTVYPSDVLSARLGLKQGDVFNQEKFDQNLHRNEEESDVTSLYADNGYLYFQVEPEIKVVGTDSLDITLQIHERNQFRVGRVFISGNTKTYEKVIRRELLTKPGDFFSRQLIIRSLRQLQQLNYFNPEKLKPDVRPVDDKTVELEYSVEEKSSDTFNMSVGYSGAFGFSGGLGLTFNNFSLSEPLRGGAGQAMTFDYQFGVSNYYRTFSIGFTEPWMFDTPTLFGFSIFDTYQSYYADLHYRGASIRIGRRFKWPDMYFRGDWTLRVQENTYHSLGTATAYDYYYEGTTTQIGISQVISRNSTDSPIFPSRGSSFSLLTDINGGPSFGGGVQAARYHKHVFSADWYVPLTSSGRVTLMSSNLVGLIFGLDKNSYIPYQDLFYMGGTGLGQIAVTPLRGYDDRTVGPDNGNIGGKAMVKYTTELRFALALNPIPIYTLFFAEAGNVWLDHTVMDMHDLRRSAGFGVRLLVNPIGMIGFDYGYGYDGATPNAAAPGWKFHFQFGKSM
- the lpxD gene encoding UDP-3-O-(3-hydroxymyristoyl)glucosamine N-acyltransferase; the encoded protein is MTIREIAEWLGGEIVGGNVEGKPEIECVTKIEEATPGSLTFLANPKYEKYLGTTNATAVLVSRKLDLKKIESRASLIFIRVDDPYVAFLHVLKRLTPTMDPFASGIHSTAVISSTATLGKNVSVGAYAVIGEHAVIGSNSKIGEGCIIGIHAQIGADCMLYPNVVVYHQCVLGNRVVLHSGAVIGSDGFGFAPKPDGTYEKIPQLGIVVIEDDVEIGANTTIDRAVMGDTHIHRGVKIDNLVQIAHNVVVGENTVIAAQTGISGSTKIGKNCMLAGQVALVGHIEIADRTIIMGKSGVANNILEPGKSFFGYPADEARKAQRAYIAMKMLPDMLHEFTALKKKVADLEQKLLGK
- a CDS encoding isoprenyl transferase translates to MPLVKATGIDKKHQEQLIASGPLPMHIAIIMDGNGRWAKRRGLPRIAGHNEGVNSVRDIIEACAQLGVKYLTLYTFSTENWKRPQDEVSMLMRLLVRALRDERDRMHQNEVRLKVIGDFQALPRDVAKELYDAMEMMKENSGLTLVLALSYSGRWDITNAIKKMYVDIQAGVLKEEKITEDIIGNYLATKNIPDPDLLIRTSGELRLSNFLLWQSAYSEIVISNEFWPAFRRKHLYEAIADFQTRERRFGMVSEQIQQSSKSRSARMIERFKKSVTNS
- a CDS encoding S9 family peptidase, with amino-acid sequence MKRFYALIFIIPVFLYGQPSQKTLTVEDIFHSSKFSGKSVAGIHWMMNGAQFSYQQFDTNTQTENIFTFRCSDGSRSLQVNASLLKLHPDDPPFRYLSYQWSSQEDKILFVSAPPDKQYLSRLTPEGNYFLYDIQKHTFIRLTNVNESQFNHKFSPDGTKLGFVRGNNILVLDLASGIETQLTHDGAEHVINGKFDWVYEEEFGISDGWQWSPDGKHIAFWQLDENRVPNFKMTDFMTENDDDIVMKYPKPGDPNSIVKIGVVSLESKNITWMDIGPDNDMYVPRIQWSPDGNTLAIQRLNRLQNKLDILLSNIETGKSRILHTEEEKTWIEEGYEFRFLKKKNQFLKFSERDGYNHIYRYNMNGKMVNQVTKGKWDVSSLDGIDEVNELIYFTAGVKTPIEKQFYVVTMDGSSMHQLTQDGFSHSIDIAPDAQHFIDKYSNTTTPTKTALYDITGKSKWMIEKNLIPSLNEYDLNTTEFFTFKTSDGAELNGSMIKPSPFESQKKYPVLFEVYGGPGSQSVTNTWGGSTALWQHMLAQRGYIIVSVDGRGTGGRGKAFKEIVYHQLGKWEVNDQIEAAKYLAGLKFVDASRIGIWGWSYGGYVAASIILRGAEFFSTAIAVAPVTDWRFYDDIYTERYMGLPKDNPDGYKESSTLEYIDKLKGNLFLIHGTTDDNVHWQNTVQLVDALEKAGKQFRTAFYPNRNHSLKGGNTRLHLFEMITNYIVEKL
- a CDS encoding pseudouridine synthase is translated as MESHTKSYVLFYKPYGVLSQFTREAGYLSLADFGPFPKNTYAAGRLDADSEGLLLLTNDNDIKHRITDPKFEHDRTYLVQVEGFPDENDIERLQKGIMIEGKRTKPAKAKMLTHEPHMPPRAVPIRFRKNVPTSWIELVLREGRNRQVKKMTAAVGHPTLRLVRTAIIFLPLNGLHPGEHRTLTSKEIKEMHKFLHLP
- a CDS encoding OmpH family outer membrane protein — protein: MKKISALVGFLLLLCMVQASAQMKIAYFNSEAVMKQLPDAQDAQKQLDQFVADWQQELNKMQDEWKKKFDDYDKRKLIMTEQRRADAERELRDMDQKIVDFRTQKFGQSGELFNKQNELMKPVQDRVFKAVQDIAREDGYDYVFDKSGDILLMYANEKYDLTQKVFAKLKVTTTAPSTTK
- a CDS encoding ATP-dependent Clp protease ATP-binding subunit, with amino-acid sequence MEGNFSNRVQDVIRLSRDEALRLGHDYIGTEHLLLGVIREGEGIAVKILRNLGVDLYKLKKTIEDTVRAVGGTLTIGNIPLTKQAEKVLKITYLEAKLYKSDVIGTEHLLLSLLRDDDNIAAQIMHQFNVHYDVVRNELDNIISGKPSTPPGQQHVSTEKKQDRSKTPVLDNFGRDLTKLAIEDKLDPIVGREKEIERVAQVLSRRKKNNPVLIGEPGVGKSAIAEGLALRIVQKKVSRVLHDKRVVTLDLAALVAGTKYRGQFEERMKAVMNELEKSKDVILFIDELHTIVGAGGASGSLDASNMFKPALARGDLQCIGATTLDEYRQYIEKDGALDRRFQKIMVNPTTVDETIQILQNIKHKYEEHHGVLYSEPALQAAVRLSDRYITDRYLPDKAIDVMDEAGARVHLANIKVPKEILQLEEEIEKIRQSKNQVVKNQNFEEAARLRDLEKKLLSDLEIAKREWDLKAQGTIYDVDDEDCAAVVSMMTNIPVQKVAQSESEKLLKMESALAEMVVGQEEAISKLTKAIRRTRAGLKDPKRPIGSFIFLGPTGVGKTEMAKALARYLFDSDEALIRIDMSEYMEKFAVSRLVGAPPGYVGYEEGGQLTEKVRRKPYSVVLLDEIEKAHPDVFNILLQVLDDGVLTDSIGRRIDFKNTILIMTSNLGSRDIKVTGGLGFGTDSHQDKYKTMKSSIEDALKRVFNPEFLNRVDDTIIFHQLERSHIYKIIEIATKELFGRMTSLGITIELSQEAKDFLVEKGYDPAFGARPLRRAIMKYIEDPCAEEILKGTYAQGSTIHANFDKEKEELVFVYTAKEIEGDQQEKHDEEIIGTK
- a CDS encoding OmpH family outer membrane protein → MKKIICIAALVVLVASIGTAQTVKIAYVNSETILRELPEAQQVKKELEATIKGWQDELERMGKELQDGLEDYQKKQALLDPKIKADKEKSLQDLQQKAREYQYQKFDQREGEAVKLREKKFAPIQERVMKTIEKVAKEDGFNYVFDKLEAATNLLYADSKFDLTYKVIDQLKRGFASPVPTKSK